The following proteins are co-located in the Spirosoma montaniterrae genome:
- a CDS encoding ABC transporter permease, which produces MLRNYLKIAWRNLLRNKLFTAVNVSGLGLGVAACLLITLYIFHETSYDQQVPNAENIYRVYRSITLDGERNLNAHFSANFASTVEKNFPQIEKAARLMERPLFYGAGSNEIRIKGESTQYHEEGFTYADQAILDIFSLPLVRGDVSSALAEPHTVVISERKAEKYFKDKNPIGNSIYLNGNDSVPYRISGVMKNMPSNSHLNYDFLLTLSGVEFDEGEQTRWLQSNYDSYIQVKPETDIEELEEKMTRDILTNYMLPALRQAKFADPETFLKSAALHLQPLTDIHLYSSDIDDGHTRGDIRFIWLFGAAALFIILIACVNFVNLSTAQSANRAEEVGLRKVVGSERGALIGQFLAESTLITIVAFLLGIALAALLLPFFNTLSGRALAFPWQTAWFGPAIISSILFVGLLAGMYPAFYLSGFNPVEVLKGKIRRGTRSTGLRSGLVVFQFAVSIMLIVGTLVISTQMDYILTQKVGFDRNQVIQLHGTNMPDEQVKTFKSELKRIPGVVNASISDYLPIEGAKRNSNMFFNEGKEKIDAALSGQAWAVDEDYLSTLGMKLVAGRNFSEQRPANSRAVIINQTMAQKLGLENPVGKKLLRAGDALYEIIGVMHDFHSQSLQNEIEPLALFFTISPTMISVKANTEDMPQLLKAMEAKWKDFSPNLVFRYTFMDQSYARMYDNVQRVSRIFTSFAFLAIFIACLGLFGLATFTAQQRTKEIGVRKVLGASVSSIVALLSKDFLKLVLIAIVIASPIAWWAMNRWLQDFAYKIDIEWWVFAVAGLLAVGIALLTVSFQSIKAALINPVKSLRSE; this is translated from the coding sequence ATGTTACGCAACTACCTCAAAATCGCCTGGCGGAATCTGCTCCGCAACAAACTATTTACTGCCGTCAATGTATCAGGCTTAGGCTTGGGCGTAGCGGCCTGTCTGTTGATTACGCTTTACATTTTCCATGAAACCAGCTATGACCAGCAGGTGCCGAACGCGGAAAATATTTATCGGGTATATCGCTCAATAACTCTGGACGGCGAAAGAAATTTAAACGCACATTTTTCGGCCAATTTCGCTTCCACCGTTGAGAAGAATTTTCCACAAATAGAAAAAGCGGCCCGTTTGATGGAGAGACCATTATTTTACGGGGCGGGCAGTAATGAAATCCGGATTAAGGGCGAGTCCACCCAGTACCACGAGGAGGGATTTACCTACGCCGACCAGGCTATTTTGGATATTTTCAGTTTGCCGCTGGTTCGGGGAGACGTGAGCAGTGCTCTGGCCGAACCACATACCGTGGTCATATCGGAACGAAAGGCGGAAAAATACTTCAAAGACAAGAATCCAATTGGCAATTCCATCTACCTAAATGGCAATGACAGCGTTCCCTACCGAATTAGTGGCGTGATGAAAAATATGCCCAGCAACTCGCACCTGAATTACGATTTTCTGCTCACATTATCTGGTGTGGAGTTTGACGAAGGCGAGCAAACCCGTTGGCTACAAAGCAATTATGACAGTTATATACAAGTTAAACCCGAAACAGATATTGAGGAATTGGAGGAGAAGATGACCCGGGACATCCTCACGAATTACATGCTACCCGCCTTACGACAGGCGAAATTTGCTGATCCTGAAACGTTTCTGAAGTCGGCAGCCCTTCATCTGCAACCTCTGACCGACATTCATTTATACTCCAGCGATATTGATGACGGCCACACCCGTGGCGATATTCGATTTATATGGCTTTTTGGGGCCGCAGCCCTGTTTATCATTCTTATTGCCTGTGTCAATTTCGTCAACCTTTCTACTGCTCAATCAGCCAACCGTGCCGAAGAAGTAGGACTGCGTAAGGTGGTTGGTTCGGAGCGGGGTGCGTTAATTGGACAGTTCCTAGCCGAGTCGACGCTAATCACCATCGTCGCCTTTTTGTTAGGTATTGCGCTGGCCGCACTATTGCTGCCATTCTTCAATACGCTATCGGGCAGGGCGTTAGCTTTCCCTTGGCAGACAGCCTGGTTTGGTCCGGCCATTATCAGCTCCATTCTCTTCGTTGGTTTGCTGGCCGGGATGTATCCCGCCTTTTATCTATCGGGTTTCAATCCGGTTGAAGTGCTGAAAGGTAAAATTCGCCGGGGTACTCGCTCAACCGGTCTGCGAAGCGGCTTGGTTGTGTTCCAATTCGCAGTTTCGATTATGCTCATTGTCGGTACGCTTGTCATAAGTACGCAGATGGATTACATTCTGACTCAGAAAGTGGGATTTGACCGAAACCAGGTGATTCAGTTACACGGCACCAATATGCCTGACGAGCAGGTGAAAACGTTCAAATCTGAACTGAAACGTATTCCCGGTGTAGTCAATGCCAGTATCAGTGATTACCTGCCCATCGAAGGTGCAAAGCGCAATAGCAATATGTTTTTTAACGAAGGAAAAGAAAAGATAGACGCAGCACTTTCCGGGCAGGCTTGGGCGGTCGATGAGGATTATCTATCCACGCTGGGGATGAAACTCGTGGCCGGGCGCAATTTTTCGGAGCAACGGCCTGCCAATAGCCGAGCCGTTATTATCAATCAGACGATGGCCCAAAAATTGGGACTGGAAAATCCGGTTGGCAAAAAGTTGTTGCGTGCCGGTGACGCTCTGTACGAAATTATTGGGGTCATGCATGATTTTCACTCCCAGAGTCTGCAAAACGAAATTGAACCGCTGGCTTTATTCTTCACTATCAGCCCCACCATGATTTCCGTAAAGGCCAACACGGAGGATATGCCGCAACTCCTGAAGGCAATGGAAGCTAAATGGAAGGATTTCTCACCCAATCTGGTATTCCGGTACACGTTCATGGATCAGTCGTATGCCCGCATGTACGACAATGTTCAGCGAGTAAGCCGCATCTTTACGAGTTTTGCTTTCTTAGCCATCTTCATTGCTTGCCTGGGTCTGTTCGGTCTCGCTACGTTCACGGCACAGCAACGTACTAAAGAAATTGGCGTTCGCAAAGTGCTGGGTGCCAGCGTATCGAGCATTGTGGCTCTGTTATCGAAAGATTTTCTCAAACTGGTGTTGATCGCCATTGTCATTGCCAGCCCCATTGCCTGGTGGGCTATGAACCGGTGGTTGCAGGATTTCGCCTACAAGATCGACATCGAGTGGTGGGTATTTGCGGTGGCGGGCCTGCTGGCGGTGGGCATTGCCCTGCTGACGGTGAGCTTCCAAAGTATCAAAGCCGCCCTGATAAACCCCGTCAAGAGCCTGCGGAGCGAATAG
- a CDS encoding ABC transporter permease: MLRNYLKIAFRSLWKHKSSTLINVLGLAVAFCSSILLFLSAAFELSYDRFHADTDRLYRANLLVQDPKGEERSASMPYPLTPALRQQFPEIEGITRYEQGNGSVQYGNRQLEKEIDFIDPDALTMLSFPMRLGNPKTALNSLSSMVITENMAKDVFGTENPIGKTVQVNGQNGSKAYIITGILADFPDNSTLQFDAFVRVENSPDYERSKDQWDNTNHEVYVKLKPAVGQETMEKRLQSFTQINFQSVIRDQKALGAKPDERGELISLRLQPLLDVHFDTGAIQGAGTSRMYVYTLGLIGLFILIIAAINFVNLTLARSFTRAREVGVRKSLGAMRGQLFVQLWGETLLTCGLGLLLGLLLAVLLRPSFNAVFNANVSTNALQQPVTWLIVLLGFLLVTAVAGGYPAWVMTRFQTVLVLKGRVQMGKPGLLRNGLIVAQFAIACLLIISTFVVLRQIHFLRTKSLGFSKGQVISIPVGNEVTGTYALNQLRNRLAGNPNVVAITGTNINIGRGLDGSSTRSVVGFTHKGREVTSDWLRVDYEYLQTLGIDLLAGRDYSRQRPADSTTSVIVTSSFARQLGEKQPIGATFQTDSGGVYYQVIGLVPDFHLYALRSEVKPITMHLHQSSDISYILVRVTPQNMVATMDVLKREWQQIAPNSAFLGSFMSENTDRWYKREERLSQMYSLAAGIAIALSCMGLFAIALLSIQQRTKEIGVRKVLGASVASIVGLLSKEFLQLVLIAILIASPLAWYAMQQWLEDFAYKTSIEWWIFAVAGLLAVMIAFLTVSFQSIKAALMSPVRSLRSE, translated from the coding sequence ATGTTACGCAATTATCTCAAAATCGCTTTCCGAAGTCTCTGGAAGCATAAATCATCGACGCTCATAAACGTGCTGGGGCTGGCAGTTGCCTTCTGTAGCAGCATTCTGTTGTTTCTGTCGGCAGCGTTCGAACTGTCGTATGATCGGTTCCATGCCGACACCGACCGGCTGTACCGGGCCAACCTGCTGGTGCAGGACCCCAAAGGCGAAGAACGTTCGGCCAGTATGCCCTATCCGCTGACGCCCGCCCTGCGCCAGCAATTTCCCGAAATCGAAGGTATCACGCGTTACGAGCAGGGCAACGGATCAGTGCAGTATGGCAACCGGCAATTGGAGAAAGAAATCGACTTTATTGATCCCGACGCGCTGACGATGCTCTCGTTTCCGATGCGGCTGGGCAACCCCAAAACGGCCCTGAACAGCCTGAGCAGCATGGTCATCACCGAAAACATGGCGAAAGACGTGTTCGGCACCGAAAATCCGATAGGAAAAACCGTTCAGGTAAACGGACAGAATGGCTCGAAAGCCTACATCATTACGGGCATACTGGCCGACTTCCCCGACAACTCTACCCTACAGTTCGATGCTTTTGTGCGGGTAGAAAACAGCCCCGATTACGAGCGCAGCAAAGACCAGTGGGATAATACTAACCACGAAGTGTATGTAAAGCTCAAGCCCGCCGTTGGGCAAGAGACAATGGAAAAACGGTTGCAATCTTTCACGCAGATCAACTTCCAGTCTGTTATCCGCGACCAGAAAGCACTCGGTGCCAAACCCGACGAGCGGGGTGAACTGATTAGCCTGCGTCTGCAACCGTTGCTCGACGTGCATTTCGATACGGGTGCCATTCAGGGGGCTGGCACGAGTCGCATGTATGTATACACGCTGGGACTGATTGGCCTGTTTATCCTGATTATTGCCGCCATCAATTTCGTGAATCTGACGCTGGCGCGGTCGTTTACGCGGGCGCGGGAAGTGGGCGTTCGGAAATCACTGGGAGCCATGCGCGGGCAGTTGTTCGTGCAGCTTTGGGGCGAAACCCTGCTCACCTGCGGGCTGGGCCTGCTGTTGGGTTTGCTGCTGGCGGTGCTGTTGCGCCCGTCGTTCAATGCCGTTTTCAATGCGAATGTTTCTACCAACGCACTGCAACAACCTGTAACGTGGCTGATCGTGCTGCTGGGCTTTCTGCTGGTGACGGCAGTGGCAGGCGGCTACCCGGCCTGGGTCATGACGCGCTTTCAGACGGTGCTGGTACTCAAAGGGCGCGTTCAGATGGGCAAGCCGGGCCTGTTACGAAATGGGCTTATCGTTGCTCAGTTTGCCATTGCCTGCCTGCTCATCATCAGCACGTTCGTGGTATTGCGTCAGATTCATTTTCTACGTACAAAATCGCTGGGTTTCAGTAAGGGGCAGGTCATCAGTATTCCGGTTGGCAACGAGGTTACGGGAACTTACGCGCTAAACCAGCTCCGTAACCGGCTGGCCGGGAACCCAAACGTAGTGGCAATCACCGGCACAAACATTAACATTGGCCGGGGTTTAGATGGTAGCAGCACACGCAGCGTAGTAGGCTTCACACACAAAGGACGCGAGGTTACGTCCGACTGGCTGCGGGTCGATTATGAGTATCTGCAAACGCTGGGTATCGACCTGCTCGCCGGGCGCGATTACAGCCGCCAACGCCCCGCCGACTCCACTACGTCGGTCATAGTAACAAGCAGTTTTGCCAGGCAACTGGGCGAAAAGCAACCCATCGGTGCTACGTTTCAGACCGATTCGGGCGGAGTCTATTACCAGGTAATTGGTTTAGTGCCTGATTTTCATCTATATGCCCTGCGTAGTGAGGTGAAACCCATTACCATGCACCTCCATCAGAGTAGCGACATCAGTTATATTCTGGTGCGCGTAACACCCCAAAACATGGTTGCCACAATGGACGTGTTGAAGCGGGAGTGGCAACAGATTGCGCCCAATTCAGCGTTTCTGGGCAGTTTCATGAGCGAAAACACCGACCGCTGGTATAAGCGCGAAGAACGGCTGTCGCAGATGTATAGTCTGGCGGCTGGCATCGCTATCGCGCTCTCGTGCATGGGCCTGTTTGCCATTGCGCTACTCAGCATACAGCAGCGCACCAAAGAAATCGGCGTCCGCAAAGTGCTGGGAGCCAGCGTTGCCAGCATTGTGGGGCTGCTGTCGAAAGAGTTCCTGCAATTAGTGTTGATTGCCATTCTCATTGCCAGTCCGCTGGCGTGGTATGCCATGCAGCAGTGGCTCGAGGACTTCGCCTACAAAACCAGCATCGAGTGGTGGATTTTCGCCGTAGCGGGGCTACTGGCGGTAATGATTGCTTTCCTGACAGTTTCGTTCCAGAGCATCAAAGCTGCCCTGATGAGCCCGGTGAGGAGCTTGCGGAGTGAATAA